A DNA window from Hordeum vulgare subsp. vulgare chromosome 1H, MorexV3_pseudomolecules_assembly, whole genome shotgun sequence contains the following coding sequences:
- the LOC123439913 gene encoding subtilisin-like protease, with amino-acid sequence MASFANLLISLFSLTLMLLHAPAPAVCDDLGAGLSPSHQTYIVLLRPPVDAGSDEDHRWWQASFLPTPLAGSNEPRLIHTYTDVFTGFAARLTEAELALVSKRAEFVRAFPNQLWHPTTTHTQEFLGLKRDAGLWRDTNYGKGVIIGVVDTGIYAAHPSFGDSGIPPPPSKWKGSCHGTAAAHCNNKIIGAKFITVNDSGDVIGHGTHTSSTAAGNFVRGASAHGLGRGTAAGTAPGAHLAMYSMCTLRGCDSADIVAGIDEAIKDGVDVLSLSLAPVFDVEFSRDPVVIGALSAVAKGIVVVAAAGNNGPKSFIANSAPWLLTVAAGSVDRSFEAVVQLGNGNRINGEAFNQISNSSFKPKPCPLYLNKHCKSPPGRNVAGKIMICHSTGPMNDTGLSVNKSDISGIMSAGAAGVVLVNRKTAGFTTLLKDYGNVVQVTVADGKNIIEYVRTTSKASAEVIYKNTVLGVRPSPTVAAFSSRGPGTFSPGVLKPDILAPGLNVIAAWPPLTMLGSGPFHIKSGTSMSTPHVSGVAALVKSSHPDWSAAAIKSAILTTADITDSTGGPILDEQHQRATAYAMGAGHVNPIKAIDPGLVYDLSITEYAGYICALLGDQGLAVIVQDPMLSCKMLPKIPEAQLNYPTITVPLKKKPFTVNRTVTNVGPANSIYALKMEVPKSLIVRVYPEMLVFSKAGEKITYSMTVSRHRNGREKSLEGSISWLSSKHVVRSPIVAVAGLVSPLL; translated from the coding sequence AtggcatccttcgccaacctcctgATCTCACTTTTCTCGCTCACCCTTATGCTCCTGCATGCTCCTGCACCTGCGGTATGTGACGACCTAGGTGCAGGCCTCTCTCCAAGCCATCAGACATATATTGTGCTGTTGAGGCCACCTGTCGACGCCGGAAGCGATGAAGACCACCGCTGGTGGCAGGCTTCCTTCCTGCCAACGCCTCTCGCGGGCTCCAATGAGCCACGACTCATCCATACATACACCGACGTCTTCACCGGGTTTGCCGCCAGGCTCACTGAAGCCGAGCTCGCCCTTGTGTCCAAGAGGGCAGAGTTTGTGCGGGCGTTTCCAAACCAGCTCTGGCACCCCACCACCACTCACACTCAAGAATTTCTTGGGCTCAAGAGGGATGCCGGGTTGTGGAGAGACACCAACTATGGCAAGGGAGTCATCATCGGTGTAGTCGACACCGGCATCTATGCGGCCCATCCTTCCTTTGGTGACAGTGGCATCCCGCCACCCCCATCAAAGTGGAAGGGTTCATGCCATGGCACTGCTGCTGCCCACTGTAATAACAAAATTATTGGTGCCAAATTCATCACCGTCAACGACTCCGGAGATGTCATAGGGCATGGGACGCATACCTCGTCCACCGCTGCTGGGAACTTCGTCCGCGGTGCCTCAGCCCACGGCCTCGGCAGGGGCACAGCAGCCGGGACTGCTCCAGGTGCACACCTGGCCATGTACAGCATGTGTACGCTTCGTGGGTGTGACTCCGCTGACATAGTAGCCGGGATAGACGAAGCCATCAAGGATGGGGTTGATGTGCTCTCACTCTCCCTCGCCCCTGTTTTTGATGTTGAGTTCAGTCGAGACCCGGTCGTCATTGGGGCACTCAGTGCGGTAGCAAAGGGCATTGTTGTCGTGGCTGCAGCTGGCAATAACGGACCCAAGTCTTTTATTGCTAATTCTGCACCATGGTTGCTCACAGTCGCAGCTGGCTCGGTGGACCGAAGCTTCGAGGCTGTTGTGCAGCTTGGGAATGGCAATCGCATCAATGGAGAAGCTTTTAACCAGATTTCAAACTCAAGCTTCAAGCCCAAGCCCTGTCCTCTCTATTTGAACAAACATTGCAAGTCGCCGCCTGGAAGAAATGTGGCCGGCAAAATTATGATTTGCCATAGCACAGGACCAATGAATGACACCGGGCTGTCAGTCAACAAATCtgacatcagtggcatcatgagtgcCGGGGCGGCTGGTGTAGTTCTGGTCAACAGGAAAACTGCTGGTTTCACCACTCTTCTCAAGGACTATGGCAATGTTGTGCAGGTGACCGTGGCCGATGGCAAAAATATCATAGAGTATGTGAGGACAACAAGCAAAGCTAGTGCCGAAGTCATATACAAGAACACTGTGCTTGGTGTCCGTCCATCTCCCACTGTCGCAGCATTCTCATCCCGCGGTCCTGGCACTTTCAGCCCTGGTGTGCTAAAGCCAGATATATTAGCACCTGGGCTCAATGTCATTGCCGCATGGCCACCACTCACCATGCTTGGATCTGGGCCATTCCACATTAAATCCGGGACGTCCATGTCGACTCCACATGTCAGTGGCGTTGCTGCACTTGTCAAGAGCTCCCATCCTGACTGGTCTGCTGCTGCTATCAAGTCAGCCATCCTCACCACAGCTGACATCACGGACAGCACTGGTGGCCCAATCTTGGACGAGCAGCATCAGAGGGCAACCGCGTATGCCATGGGTGCTGGCCATGTCAATCCTATAAAAGCTATCGATCCGGGCCTTGTGTATGACCTTAGCATTACCGAATATGCCGGCTACATATGTGCTCTTCTTGGTGATCAAGGCCTGGCAGTCATTGTGCAGGACCCGATGTTGTCCTGCAAAATGCTTCCCAAGATACCAGAAGCACAGCTCAACTACCCTACCATAACGGTGCCACTCAAGAAAAAGCCATTCACAGTGAACAGAACTGTGACAAATGTGGGGCCAGCGAATTCCATATACGCACTGAAGATGGAGGTTCCCAAGTCTCTTATAGTGCGAGTCTACCCAGAGATGCTGGTGTTCTCCAAGGCTGGAGAAAAGATAACTTACAGCATGACGGTAAGCAGGCATCGCAATGGCAGGGAAAAGTCTCTGGAGggaagtatcagctggttgtccaGCAAACATGTCGTGCGTAGTCCAATTGTCGCTGTGGCTGGTCTAGTCTCTCCACTGCTGTAA